The sequence below is a genomic window from Nitrospirota bacterium.
ACAATTAAAGACGTTCAACATTGTTTAAGTAGTTCAAGAATTATTAAAGACGTTCAAAATTGTTTAAATCGTTTAATATTGTTCAAGATTGAACGGCTTGAACGATTTGAACCATATTGAACAATTTGAACTGTCAATAAATTTCTTTAGTTATGACGAAAAGAAAATCTCATACATATTATGACGTCTTTGAAAGTCCATTCGGCACGCTGTATTTGATATTCTCCGGTGAATTTCTTACAGGAGTCTCATTTAAAAAACCTGTCCAGACCGCACTTGCAAAAAATTCAGCGCCTGAAAGCCTGAAAAAAGACCTGAGAAATTACTTTAAGGGTATAAATGTAACATTCGGTCAAAAAATAAATTTTCTTAAAGCTACTGACTTTGATAAAAAGGTCTGGAACTGCCTGCGGGAAATTCCGTTTGGTGAGACGCGTTCTTACAAATGGG
It includes:
- a CDS encoding methylated-DNA--[protein]-cysteine S-methyltransferase, translating into MTKRKSHTYYDVFESPFGTLYLIFSGEFLTGVSFKKPVQTALAKNSAPESLKKDLRNYFKGINVTFGQKINFLKATDFDKKVWNCLREIPFGETRSYKWVAEKINSPAAVRAVGRALSRNPLPIILPCHRVIEADGSIGGYSPGIDIKRRLLEMEYYAKINRE